TTCTCGGGTACGACATCTCGGTCGCCCACTGCGACACCAAGATCGCCGCCAACCGGCGTTCGGTGAACGGGGTGATGACCCTGCGGATGCCACCTTCCTTCGTGGCGGAACGGAGCCGCTTCTACACGAGGGACGGCAAGCCCATCCACCGGATGGAACGAACTCACGACTCGGACTACAGCATCGTCTGTGGTTACCAGGCGGAGTATCGGGGCTTCGTGCAGTACTACCAACTCGCGGATAATATCGCCTGGCTGAACCGGCTACACTGGGTCATGCAGACCTCGCTGTTGAAAACGTTGGCCCACAAGCACCGGTCATCGGTCGCGAAGTTGGCCCGCCGATTCAAGGCGAAAGTCGAAACGCCGCATGGTCCCAGGACGTGCCTGGAGGTGCGGGTGACGCGGGAGGGGAAACCGCCGCTGGTCGGACGATTCGGCGGGCTGCCACTTCGGACAACCCTGTCGGCGTCCATCGACGATCGACTTCTTGCTCGCAAGAGCCGGGGCCGCAGCGAACTGCTCCAGCGTGTTCTGGCGGACGCGTGCGAGGCGTGTGGGTCCACGGAGAACGTGGAAGTCCACCACGTCCGCAAGCTCGCCGACTTGAACCGCCGGAACGGACGCCCGCCACCCGACTGGGTGCGACTCATGGCCTCTCGGCGGCGGAAGACGCTGGTCCTCTGCCGCGTATGCCACGACAACATCCATGCTGGGCGGCCGCTGCGACCCAAGTCGGAATGAGTGGCTGGAGAGCCGGATGATGCGAAAGTATCAAGTCCGGTTCGGAGGGGGGCGGATGGAAAAGGTCCGGGCGACCGGAACCTCGCCAGCCGCCTACCCAACTTCTTGGAACTGCCACACCCGCACGCGGAAGCCGATCTGCAACGCGGGTTGGTGGAGCGGCTGAAAGACTTTCTGCTCGAACTCGGCCGCGATTTTTGCTTCGTCGGCAGCCAGTATCCGCTCCAGGTCGGGGGCAAGGATTTCGCCCTCGACCTGCTGTTCTTCCACCGCGGGATGGCCGCTCTGGTTGCGATCGAGCTCAAGATTTCGGAGTTCGAGCCCGGGCACCTCGGGCAGTTAGAATTCTACCTCGAAGCCCTGGACCGGGACGTGCGCAAGCCGCACGAGCGCCCGTCCGTCGGGGTGCTCTTGTGCGCCACCAAAAACGCGGAGGTCATCGAATACGTGCTCAGCCGGTCGGCCTCCCCGGCTGTCGTCGCTGAATACCACACCCAGTTGCCGGACAAAGCCCTTCTTCAAGCCAAATTGCACGAATTCTATCAGCTCGCTTCACCACCGGCGGGTGAGGCCTCGCAGTTGGAAACAAAGAAAACGGAATAATGGCGCGTTTCGCGGCGAGATATTCCGTCAACAGAGTTGAGAGAAGACGTCTGTCACGGGTCGCGATTCGCCTTGAGTGAGATATTCGTGCTCAATTAGCCGCATCTGCGGCTCAGTGCTTGCCCCCCGCGGCGCTACCGGTGTCCCGATCTTTTATGTTTGCGCTGTTCCTCGGCTGTATGCTGATGAGCGCGCACGGTAGTTGAGTCGATGAACACTCGGCGCACGCCGTCGAACTGCGGGTCGGCATTCATGGCCGACGATTACCGGTTGAGGAAGACACTTGTTGAGCAGAAGAGAGTGATCCTGGCCCTCGATGGACTCTGACCCGACGGCAGGCACGAGGTGCTGTGGGTCGTCCGCGACGGCCTCCGCGGCGAGATCCTTCACGCGAAGAGCCTGTTGTCGGCCCGGAACCAGAACCTCGCCGAACTGCTGAACGCGGTAAAGGCAAGTTGCCCGGTACCGGTTTCTGGGGCGGTGCCCGACCGCCAACACTCGATCCGTAAAGCGGTCGAAGACGTTCCCCGGTGCGCCGGGTGCCGCACCCCGTTACCGGATCAGGCGCTGCTCTGGGCACAGTGGCACGAGTTCGATCAGGTTCCCGCACCGGGTTTATGCTGACCGGGCGACGCGCGTTCCGCACCACGCCGACTTTCTGCGCCGAGGCGGCCACATTTCAGAACGTCATCAAAGAGGTGCTCGGGCTGATCGCGGGCCAACCGGACACGCAGGTGTTCGCGCCGACCACGGAAGGTGAGTGGATCAGCCGCCTGAATCAACTGAGGTAAGGTATTCGCCCCATTTGCATCCCCTCCCGTCGCTTGGCACATTGATTGCAGGATCTACCTCCATCATCTCGCCCCAGGTCGAGAACGCCATGAGCAAGAAAAACCATAGCCCCGGCCCTGTACCTCCCGGTAACGAGGCCCGCGCCGGACCGGGCTTCCAGGCGCAGGACGAGCAGGCCGATGCCGCCGCTGACGGCACCGGCTTCCAGGAGCAGGACCCGAAGCGTCGGCTCGGTGACTTCACCGGAGCCGGCGAGCACTCCCGCCAGCAACCCGGCCCGAAGAATGACGGCGGGCAGCGGCACGGTGAAGACGTGGGCTGACCCCATCCAGAGCACACATCAGGGAGACGATCATGGCCGAGCGAACGAAACGCGGCGACGAAGACCGCAAGAAAGAGGACGAGGAGATGACGACGGGCGAGCCGGTCGGAGCGGCAGCCGGAGGTACGGGTGGCGGAGGCACGCAAGCCGCCAACACGACCAAGGACAAGGGCGTTCCGCCCGCCGACGACAACCAGCGGGGCGCGGACAAGAAGAGCTGAGGTGGCCCGCGGAATGGCTCGAAGGAGGCCGTGGATGATGTCCACGGCCTCGCTCGTTTGGGGTGTTCGACGTGGCTCAAGCCAAAACGGTAAATGCCATCTACCTCGGCTGCGCCGGGTGGGCTCTTCGCAAGGAGCATGCGGACGAGTTCCCGGGCAAAGGCACGCACCTCACGCGATACGCCGGGCGGTTCCCGGCGGTGGAGATCAACTCGTCCTTCTACAAGCCGCACAAACCCGCCACTTATATGAAGTGGGCCGCGTCGGTGCCGGAGCACTTCCGCTTTGCGGTCAAGGTGCCGAAGGAGGTGACCCACTCGCGGCGCTTGGTAGGCACGGAGGATGTGCTCGACCGCTTCCTGCCAGAAGCCACCGCGCTCGGCGAAAAGCTCGGGCCGCTGCTCGTTCAGCTACCGCCGAGCCTGGAGTTCGACGCTGACGTTGCCGAAGGATTCTTCGGAGTGCTGCGCGACCGGTTCGACGGGCACGTCGTCCTTGAGCCCCGGCACCCGACGTGGTTCCAGAGCAGGGCCGAACGGCTCGCGACGAAGTTTCGTGTTGCCCGCGTCGCGGCCGACCCGGCGATCATCGGAGAAGCTGGAGAGCCGGGCGGGTGGGACGGGATGGCCTACTACCGGCTGCACGGTTCGCCGAAGGTGTACTACTCGCCCTACGGCGACAGCTACCTCGCGGCTCTAACCGAGGAGCTCACCGCTGCGGCGACGTCGGCGGCCGTGTGGTGCATCTTTGACAACACCGCGGAAGGGGCCGCGACTATGAACGCCCTCGGCGTTCTCGGCCGGGCCTCGGCCCGAAGCGAATAACCCGTTACGGTGCGCCCGGGAATGCTTACAGCCGAAACGGAGCCCGGTCAGACCTGCGCTGGTGCGTTGATCCCGGCCACGACTTCGTCAATGAGCTGCTCCCGCTCGATGCGATTTAGCAACGGGGCCGCCGCGTCCACCATGTGCTCGACCACGGGGCGAAGGTCACGCCGGATGTCCTCAGCGGGCCGCGACCAGTCGAACCTCCCGCCACGTAAGGCCCGGACGAGTTCGCCACGGATGGCCCGCAGCAGCTCGTCGAAGGTGGCCGGGCTGGGCGGCACCCACACCGGGACCGCGTTGCGGGTCAGGAGCGGGTTGACCCGGATGTGCCGCAGGCCGCGCGCGACCACCCACAGGCAGACGATCACGACCGCTGCGACTGCTGGTGCTACGTAGTCCGCCATCCGAAGAACCTCCGAGACGATGAGGGAGCATAGAACACCTGCTCCGGCTTGAGGATGGCCTGCCGCCTCTGCTGCACCATTCTCACGGGGATGAACCGCGAACCCCGCGGGGGCGACTTTGAGACGGCGACGGGATGGCTCCGGCAGGGGGGTGAGTTGGGCAACCGAGTGGGTGGGAAATGAGGGCACATCGCCGAGATGAGAATTGCGAAAGCCGTGAAGAGGGGGAGAATCCCAAGAAATTTTCCAGCTATCAAACCCTCTCCGCCGTTTTCAACGTTCGGCCTCGCACCGTGCAAGCGGTAAATTCCCCTCCTCGTTTTTGTTTTGCGGCGAAATTCTCGGGGAAGACGTTTGCAACCACTTGCGCACTTCGATAACTCATTTTCGTATAATAATGAGATTATCGTGAGCGCGGAATTCCGGCTAAGGTTCGACTGCGTTCCGGGTGACCCGCTGAGATATTGCACTGCATCTCTTCGCGTGAATCGATCGGCGATAAACAAACGCTTACCGTTCTCCCGAAACGCGCTCGGCCCAGTTGCGCCCGGTGGCGCCCTTGAGCGTGTCCAGCTCCACCCGCAGCCGGGCGATCTCGTCGCGCTGGCGCTCGATGATCCGGTACGCCAGCTTCTCGCGCGGCTTGCCCGCTAGCAACCACTTGTAGTGCTTCAGGAAGGCCGCCACCTGGGCGTCCGGGACCGGGAACCGACGCGCGCTCATGTCACGTTGGTAGCACCATCAGAAAGTTCTTTCAACCCCCGCGCGAACGCGCTACGACTCGCCGCTCTGGTGCGGCTTTGTGTCGCGTTCCGTCGGGTGGTCCGGCGGAATCAAGTGGGCCGGGCGAGTGCTCGCAACACTCCCCGGCCCGTGGCCCTGTCAGGAAAGGACAGGACGATGGCCACGATACGTTCGCTGTTGGCCCTGGGCAACGCCAAGCTCGGGCGCGCGATACACCACTTCGACTTGGCGGCGGTACACACGTGCCCCGGGCGCTCGAAGACGTGCGAGGCGGCATGTTACGCCACGCGCGGGCGGTTCCACACCACCTTGGTGCGGGACCGGTTACGCTGGTGCCTCGCGCAGTCGAAGCGCCCGGACTTCGCGTCCCGCATGGTGCACGAGGTCCGGGGCAAGGGTGCGCTGGTGGTTCGGGTCCACGTGTCCGGGGATTTTTACGACCCCGAATACGCGGGCAAATGGCTCTCGGTGTTTCGCCGGTGCCCGGCCGCCACGTTCTACTTCTACACGCGCTCGTGGCGCGTGGCGGAAGTGGTGCCGGTGCTGGAACAGGCCACGGCGCTCGAGAACGTCCGCGCGTGGTACTCGGCCGATGTCGAAACGGGGCTGCCTGATCCGCTCCCCGAAAGGGTGCGGGTGGCGTGGCTCCAGACGGACCCGGACGAACCGGTCGCGGGGAACTTGGTGTTCCGGGACGAGCCGGTTCGGGGCACGCGCCCGCGCACAGCCCTGCCGGTGGTGTGCCCGAACGAGACCCCGGCCGGGCACCGGTTCGGGGTCAACTGCGGCAACTGCGGGCACTGCTGGAAGGCGTGACCGCGTCCCCCACATCCTGCTGGGTGTGGGGGCTTTACGGCGCCGGATGTCGTAGGTGACGGTGCGGACCGGTTGCCGTTTTGGGAAAAGGAGGGCCGGTCCACGCACTGGTTCCGTGACGGCGCAAGTTGCTGACACTCGGGCGCACTGAACACGCTCGCGGGGCCCAGGCATAGAAGAAAAAGGGCGCCACCTGCGCGACGTGACGCTATTGCCGGACGGAGTAACCTTGTGCCCCATGATTCCGCCTTCGGGTGGGTCCGGGGCCTCTCTTTTGTGGACCACTCAAGTGCATTCGAGGACCACCTTCACCTGCCCGAATTCCATTTGATCGAGGT
This region of Gemmata massiliana genomic DNA includes:
- a CDS encoding DUF72 domain-containing protein — protein: MAQAKTVNAIYLGCAGWALRKEHADEFPGKGTHLTRYAGRFPAVEINSSFYKPHKPATYMKWAASVPEHFRFAVKVPKEVTHSRRLVGTEDVLDRFLPEATALGEKLGPLLVQLPPSLEFDADVAEGFFGVLRDRFDGHVVLEPRHPTWFQSRAERLATKFRVARVAADPAIIGEAGEPGGWDGMAYYRLHGSPKVYYSPYGDSYLAALTEELTAAATSAAVWCIFDNTAEGAATMNALGVLGRASARSE
- a CDS encoding GP88 family protein, producing the protein MATIRSLLALGNAKLGRAIHHFDLAAVHTCPGRSKTCEAACYATRGRFHTTLVRDRLRWCLAQSKRPDFASRMVHEVRGKGALVVRVHVSGDFYDPEYAGKWLSVFRRCPAATFYFYTRSWRVAEVVPVLEQATALENVRAWYSADVETGLPDPLPERVRVAWLQTDPDEPVAGNLVFRDEPVRGTRPRTALPVVCPNETPAGHRFGVNCGNCGHCWKA